One stretch of Rosistilla oblonga DNA includes these proteins:
- a CDS encoding sugar phosphate isomerase/epimerase family protein encodes MTDASMNRRSILSIAAATTLVGSGLPTAPAKAADTAASDEFGGIRFCLNTSTVRGQELTITEQVDLAASSGYDAIEPWVRDLVAYKEAGGSLPDLRKRIEDSGITVESAIGFAQWIVDDDAQRQKGLEQARSDMELLKSIGGKRIAAPPVGATKEAGPALPVIAKRYADLLNVGAEVGVTPELELWGFSKTLNRLGELAYVATEAGHPDACVLPDVYHIYKGGSDFAGLAMIEASRMPAFHMNDYPANPPWETIGDADRVYPGDGIAPLDDIISLLHRNGFRGYFSLELFNRDYWKQPASEVATTGLRKMKAAVRKALA; translated from the coding sequence ATGACAGACGCTTCCATGAATCGCCGCAGCATTCTCTCGATTGCGGCCGCTACCACGTTGGTTGGTTCGGGCCTGCCAACAGCCCCCGCCAAGGCTGCCGACACCGCGGCATCGGATGAATTTGGCGGGATCCGGTTCTGCTTGAACACTAGCACCGTTCGCGGCCAAGAACTGACGATCACCGAACAAGTCGACCTGGCGGCATCGAGCGGTTACGACGCGATCGAACCTTGGGTTCGCGATCTGGTTGCCTACAAAGAGGCCGGTGGAAGTCTGCCCGATCTGCGAAAGCGTATCGAAGACTCCGGGATCACTGTCGAGAGTGCGATCGGTTTTGCCCAGTGGATCGTCGATGACGATGCCCAACGCCAAAAGGGATTGGAACAAGCCCGATCCGACATGGAACTGCTGAAGTCGATCGGCGGCAAGCGGATCGCCGCGCCGCCGGTCGGTGCAACCAAAGAGGCCGGTCCGGCGCTGCCCGTGATCGCCAAGCGTTACGCGGATCTGTTGAACGTTGGCGCGGAAGTTGGCGTGACGCCCGAGTTGGAATTGTGGGGCTTCTCCAAGACGCTCAATCGCTTGGGCGAACTGGCATACGTTGCCACCGAAGCCGGCCATCCCGACGCCTGTGTCCTGCCCGACGTCTACCATATTTACAAAGGTGGCTCCGACTTTGCCGGCCTGGCGATGATCGAAGCCTCGCGGATGCCCGCGTTCCACATGAACGACTACCCGGCCAATCCACCTTGGGAAACGATCGGCGATGCCGACCGCGTCTATCCCGGCGACGGGATTGCTCCGTTGGACGATATCATCTCGCTGCTGCATCGCAACGGCTTCCGAGGCTATTTCTCGCTGGAGCTGTTCAATCGCGACTACTGGAAACAACCCGCGTCGGAAGTCGCCACGACCGGTCTCCGCAAGATGAAAGCTGCCGTTCGCAAAGCGTTGGCTTAA
- a CDS encoding alpha/beta hydrolase family protein, whose amino-acid sequence MKFASFWNRTACCALLSLPCHWAAAQQSNTDTPKSEPPVAEEATETSPTRLPQTEILAYRAADGAIQTAQSPADWEARRREVLAGMEAIMGAMPGEEKRVPLDVRIDSEEDCGSYVRRLITYQSEPGSRVPAYLSIPKTLLADDAKPAAAVLCLHPTDNSVGHKVVVGLGGKANRQYAAELAERGFVTLAPSYPLLANYQPDLEALGWTSGTLKAIWDNMRGIDLLQSLPYVRKESIGAIGHSLGGHNAVYTAVFDPRIGAIVSSCGLDSFLDYYGSVPSVWQLGSGWTSTRYMPRLAEYRGRLEEIPFDFHELIAALAPRPMLIVAPLHDSNFQHDSVDRVAATAKKVYQLHDAADRLQVEHPDCDHDFPEAMRLKAYKLFTDTL is encoded by the coding sequence ATGAAGTTCGCCTCGTTCTGGAATCGTACCGCCTGCTGCGCCTTACTCTCGCTCCCCTGCCACTGGGCTGCTGCACAACAATCAAACACAGACACCCCGAAGTCGGAGCCACCGGTTGCGGAGGAGGCCACGGAAACGTCGCCGACTCGATTGCCACAGACCGAGATCTTGGCCTACCGCGCGGCCGATGGAGCGATTCAAACCGCTCAGTCGCCCGCCGATTGGGAAGCTCGCCGACGCGAGGTGCTTGCCGGGATGGAAGCGATCATGGGGGCGATGCCAGGCGAAGAGAAGCGGGTGCCGTTGGACGTCCGCATCGATTCGGAAGAGGATTGCGGTAGCTATGTTCGCCGTTTGATCACGTATCAATCCGAACCGGGCAGTCGCGTGCCGGCTTACCTTTCGATTCCCAAGACGCTGCTGGCCGACGACGCCAAGCCAGCCGCCGCGGTTCTCTGTTTGCATCCGACCGACAATTCGGTTGGGCACAAAGTTGTGGTGGGCCTGGGTGGCAAAGCGAATCGACAATACGCCGCCGAATTGGCCGAGCGCGGCTTCGTCACGTTGGCTCCCAGCTATCCGTTGCTGGCCAATTATCAACCCGATCTCGAAGCGTTGGGGTGGACCAGTGGGACGCTGAAGGCGATTTGGGACAACATGCGTGGGATCGATCTGCTGCAGTCGCTGCCCTACGTTCGCAAGGAATCGATTGGTGCGATCGGCCATTCGCTGGGAGGCCACAACGCGGTCTACACCGCTGTTTTTGATCCTCGCATCGGGGCGATCGTCTCCAGCTGTGGACTCGATTCTTTTCTCGACTACTACGGCAGCGTGCCGTCCGTCTGGCAGTTGGGAAGCGGATGGACTTCGACGCGTTACATGCCGCGGCTGGCTGAATATCGTGGCCGACTGGAAGAGATCCCGTTCGATTTTCATGAGCTGATCGCCGCCTTGGCTCCACGTCCGATGCTGATCGTCGCTCCGCTGCACGACAGTAATTTCCAGCACGACAGCGTCGACCGAGTCGCCGCCACGGCAAAGAAGGTTTATCAACTGCACGACGCCGCGGATCGCTTGCAGGTCGAACACCCCGATTGCGACCACGACTTCCCCGAAGCGATGCGATTGAAAGCGTACAAGTTGTTCACCGATACGCTTTGA
- a CDS encoding DUF1549 domain-containing protein — MLTSCRYLLGMFLASSVLMMHASRADQPSEGSGDLFPVAKINDFVSQAWEERGVQPAARCDDRQFVRRVYLDLAGRVPTIEESDAFANDTQTDKRAALVDRLLASEDYPQHFADLFDALLMGRTNEGKYKQRANSGWRKYLEDVFRNNRPWDEVAAEVLLARPEDKAKRGAVWFLYERNDQHQAIAEAVAPAFFGIRIECAQCHDHMVVNEIEQAHYWGLVAFFNRSKNAKTKEGLRVAESAIGGFSDFANLEGDSTPNLLTFLGASTVEEPRPAGDAKQEDADDLYVATSAEPANRIPKFSRRQRFVEDVLRDHPLLARSMVNRLWAIMLGRGIVHPFDEMDSVHPPSHPELLDWLATEFAESNYDIRSLVRSLALSDAYQLDSRKPMGVDDPASFAWYLERRLTGEQLARSIQLIAEGKFTNDAELIKQFRQQISDVLPDETVVGVDDTLFLTNGPGLDNYLRSSCDKAGLLAELNGSESHRQRAERLFQSVFLRAPDSDETEAVVDYLEARNDDLPAALQQVLWSMINSAEFQFNH, encoded by the coding sequence ATGTTAACTTCCTGCCGCTATTTGTTAGGTATGTTCCTCGCGTCCAGCGTGTTGATGATGCACGCGAGTCGTGCCGATCAACCCTCGGAGGGCTCCGGCGACCTGTTCCCCGTTGCGAAAATCAACGACTTCGTGTCCCAAGCTTGGGAAGAGCGTGGCGTGCAACCTGCCGCGCGTTGTGATGATCGCCAGTTCGTCCGCCGCGTCTATCTGGACTTGGCTGGTCGCGTTCCCACGATCGAAGAATCCGATGCGTTTGCGAACGACACCCAGACGGACAAGCGGGCTGCGTTGGTCGATCGGTTGTTGGCGAGCGAAGATTATCCGCAGCACTTCGCCGATCTGTTCGATGCGCTGTTGATGGGGCGGACCAACGAAGGCAAATACAAACAGCGGGCTAATTCGGGCTGGCGGAAGTATCTGGAGGATGTCTTTCGCAACAACCGTCCCTGGGACGAAGTCGCTGCGGAAGTGCTGTTGGCCCGCCCCGAAGACAAAGCGAAGCGGGGAGCTGTGTGGTTTCTGTATGAACGCAACGACCAGCATCAAGCGATTGCCGAAGCGGTCGCTCCCGCCTTCTTCGGGATCCGGATCGAATGCGCCCAATGTCACGATCACATGGTCGTCAACGAAATCGAGCAGGCGCACTACTGGGGATTGGTCGCATTTTTTAACCGCAGCAAAAATGCCAAGACGAAGGAAGGGCTGCGCGTTGCCGAATCGGCCATCGGTGGTTTCTCCGACTTCGCCAACCTCGAAGGGGACAGCACTCCCAACCTGTTGACCTTTCTCGGAGCTTCGACGGTTGAAGAGCCACGCCCGGCGGGAGACGCCAAGCAGGAAGACGCCGACGATTTGTACGTTGCGACAAGCGCGGAACCCGCCAATCGGATCCCCAAATTTTCGCGGCGCCAGCGATTTGTCGAAGACGTGTTGCGCGATCACCCGCTGCTGGCGCGGTCGATGGTCAATCGATTGTGGGCGATCATGTTGGGACGTGGCATCGTCCATCCGTTTGACGAGATGGACAGCGTGCATCCTCCCAGTCATCCCGAATTGCTCGACTGGTTGGCGACCGAATTTGCCGAAAGCAACTACGACATTCGCAGCCTGGTTCGCAGCCTTGCGCTCAGCGATGCCTATCAACTCGATTCGCGGAAACCCATGGGAGTCGACGATCCCGCAAGTTTCGCCTGGTACCTCGAGCGGCGACTTACCGGAGAACAGCTCGCCCGGTCGATCCAGTTGATCGCTGAGGGGAAGTTCACCAACGACGCGGAGTTGATCAAACAGTTCCGCCAACAGATCTCCGACGTCCTGCCGGACGAAACCGTTGTTGGCGTCGACGACACGTTGTTTCTGACCAATGGTCCCGGACTGGATAACTATCTGCGAAGCAGTTGCGACAAGGCGGGGTTGCTGGCGGAGCTGAACGGCAGTGAATCGCATCGCCAACGGGCCGAGCGTTTGTTTCAGAGTGTTTTTCTGCGGGCTCCCGACAGCGACGAAACCGAGGCCGTCGTCGACTATCTGGAGGCGAGGAACGATGACCTTCCCGCCGCCCTACAACAGGTGTTGTGGTCGATGATCAATAGCGCCGAATTTCAATTCAATCATTGA
- a CDS encoding Gfo/Idh/MocA family protein: protein MSNQSKTPESQDSRRGFIKATGTVAAAATFAATTAPQVHAAEDNTIQVALVGCGGRGTGAAVNALSVDNGPIKLVAMADVFPKNLERSQKNLSNAFKDQEGKVDVPEERQFVDFDAYKKAMDVLRPGDVVILATPPAFRWVHFSYAIEKGLNVFMEKPVTVDGPTTVRIMELNKKAKEKNLKVAVGLMCRHCKARQELFERIQGGEIGEINMLRAYRMAGPTGTAACGPKPEGTSELMYQIANFHGFLWLSGGAVSDFLIHNIDETCWMKNDWPVKVHASGGRHYRGDDVDQNFDSYAMEYTFADGTKMYIGGRTMPGCRSEFASYAHGSKGMAVISTASHTPAKSRIYRGQVADKANLAWEFGQPEPNPYQLEWDDLIAAIREDSEYNEVDRGAMASIVTSMGRMAAHTGQEITLDQMMAHKHEFAPGIDKLTLDSPAPLQAGDDGRYPIPLPGIVKKQEYLS from the coding sequence ATGTCGAACCAGTCCAAGACGCCCGAGAGCCAAGATTCCCGCCGCGGTTTCATCAAAGCGACGGGAACGGTTGCTGCAGCGGCCACCTTCGCAGCCACCACGGCGCCGCAGGTCCACGCGGCTGAAGACAACACGATTCAGGTGGCCCTTGTAGGTTGTGGCGGCCGGGGAACGGGAGCGGCCGTCAACGCGTTGTCGGTCGATAACGGTCCGATCAAATTGGTAGCGATGGCCGATGTCTTCCCCAAGAATCTGGAACGCAGCCAGAAGAACCTCTCCAACGCGTTTAAGGATCAAGAAGGCAAAGTCGACGTGCCCGAAGAGCGGCAGTTCGTCGACTTCGATGCTTACAAAAAAGCGATGGATGTGCTGCGTCCGGGCGACGTCGTGATCCTGGCAACGCCGCCAGCATTCCGCTGGGTTCACTTCAGCTATGCCATCGAAAAGGGGCTGAACGTCTTCATGGAAAAACCGGTCACCGTCGATGGCCCGACGACGGTGCGTATCATGGAGCTGAACAAGAAGGCGAAGGAAAAGAATCTGAAGGTCGCCGTCGGATTGATGTGCCGTCACTGCAAGGCGCGGCAGGAACTGTTCGAACGGATTCAGGGTGGCGAGATCGGTGAGATCAACATGTTGCGGGCTTACCGCATGGCGGGACCCACGGGGACCGCGGCGTGTGGGCCGAAGCCCGAGGGGACCAGCGAACTGATGTATCAGATCGCCAACTTCCACGGCTTCTTATGGCTCTCCGGCGGTGCGGTCAGCGATTTCTTGATCCACAACATCGATGAAACCTGTTGGATGAAGAACGATTGGCCCGTCAAGGTTCACGCTTCGGGCGGCCGCCACTATCGCGGCGACGATGTCGATCAGAACTTCGACAGCTACGCGATGGAATACACCTTCGCCGACGGAACGAAGATGTATATCGGCGGACGGACGATGCCGGGCTGCCGTAGCGAGTTCGCCAGTTACGCCCATGGTTCCAAAGGCATGGCGGTGATCTCGACAGCCTCGCACACGCCGGCCAAGTCGCGGATCTATCGCGGGCAGGTCGCTGATAAAGCCAACTTGGCTTGGGAATTTGGTCAGCCCGAACCAAATCCTTATCAATTGGAATGGGACGATCTGATCGCCGCGATTCGCGAAGACAGCGAATACAACGAAGTCGATCGTGGTGCGATGGCGAGCATCGTGACTTCGATGGGACGCATGGCGGCGCACACCGGTCAGGAGATCACGCTTGACCAGATGATGGCTCACAAACATGAATTCGCCCCCGGCATCGACAAGCTAACGCTCGATTCGCCGGCGCCATTGCAAGCGGGCGACGATGGCCGCTACCCCATCCCGCTGCCAGGAATCGTCAAGAAACAAGAATACTTGAGCTAG
- a CDS encoding alpha/beta hydrolase family protein gives MNRISLFAALTCVAVSLLSLRPCVAQTQTAAPAERKTKWNGYDQLHFQVAERNAYVVVPKQAAPGNPWVWRARFPGYHAEADIQLVAKGFHIGYVDVAGMFGSPKAIEIGNQFYRQMTEKRGLAKRVALEAVSRGGLFAYNWAAVNLDRVACIYCDTPVCDFKSWPGGMGEGVGSAATWQSCLAQYGFDEKQAAAFKGNPIDHAKKIAAAKIPLLHIVSENDRVVPPKENTYLLRERLQAAGHDMEVISVPMGTEKSSGHHFPHPAVDQVVQFIQQHAAVEAK, from the coding sequence ATGAATCGCATCTCCCTTTTCGCCGCGTTGACGTGCGTTGCCGTATCTCTCCTATCATTGCGGCCCTGCGTCGCGCAGACGCAGACCGCTGCACCAGCGGAACGCAAGACGAAGTGGAACGGATACGACCAACTCCATTTCCAAGTCGCCGAGCGCAATGCGTACGTCGTCGTTCCCAAGCAGGCTGCGCCCGGCAACCCTTGGGTTTGGCGGGCACGCTTCCCCGGCTACCACGCTGAAGCCGACATTCAATTGGTGGCCAAAGGATTCCATATCGGCTACGTCGACGTGGCGGGAATGTTTGGCAGTCCCAAGGCGATCGAGATTGGAAATCAGTTCTATCGTCAAATGACCGAGAAGCGTGGCTTGGCAAAGCGAGTGGCTCTCGAAGCGGTCAGCCGCGGCGGGTTGTTCGCCTACAACTGGGCCGCCGTTAATCTCGATCGCGTCGCTTGTATCTACTGCGACACGCCGGTTTGCGATTTCAAAAGCTGGCCCGGCGGAATGGGAGAGGGCGTCGGTTCGGCCGCGACGTGGCAGAGTTGCCTGGCGCAATATGGATTCGACGAGAAACAGGCTGCCGCATTCAAAGGCAATCCAATCGATCACGCGAAGAAAATTGCAGCCGCCAAAATTCCACTGCTGCACATCGTCTCGGAGAACGATCGCGTCGTTCCGCCCAAGGAGAACACCTATCTTTTGCGTGAACGTCTGCAAGCGGCAGGCCACGACATGGAAGTCATCTCGGTCCCGATGGGAACCGAAAAATCCAGCGGACACCACTTCCCGCATCCCGCGGTCGATCAGGTCGTCCAGTTCATCCAGCAGCACGCGGCTGTCGAGGCGAAGTAG
- a CDS encoding formylglycine-generating enzyme family protein, with protein sequence MKIQRLFGSLICCSFLAAGATAADPVPPLDLPESKANSAAEMKPYEEVIEHTDATIEMLPIPGGVFTMGTPDTEQGRDDSEGPLHQVEVSPFWMGKYEITWEQYEIWGDELDTIRRRLLKSKETPRDAVVDGFTRPTEPYTDMTFGMGSGRHPAICMTQHAARTYCQWLSAKTGRYYRLPTEAEWEYACRAGTNTAYSFGDDPEMLDDYAWYGENTNDQYEPVGQKNPNPWGLYDMHGNVSEWVLDQYLPDFYKTSAKLNPLAIPKVLFPRVVRGGGWDNDPELLRSGARIASSEEWKEQDPQLPQSIWYHTDALSVGFRIVRPLTVPSEKERAELWENTQPEQLDPAEGE encoded by the coding sequence ATGAAAATCCAACGCCTTTTCGGTTCTTTGATCTGCTGTTCGTTCCTCGCTGCAGGAGCCACCGCTGCCGATCCAGTTCCTCCGCTAGACCTTCCCGAAAGCAAAGCGAATTCGGCGGCGGAGATGAAGCCGTACGAAGAGGTGATCGAACACACCGACGCGACGATCGAAATGCTACCGATTCCTGGCGGCGTCTTCACGATGGGAACTCCCGACACCGAACAGGGCCGCGATGACTCGGAAGGTCCGCTGCATCAAGTGGAAGTCTCTCCCTTTTGGATGGGCAAGTATGAGATCACGTGGGAGCAGTACGAGATCTGGGGCGACGAACTCGATACGATCCGTCGCCGCCTTTTGAAGTCGAAGGAAACGCCGCGCGACGCGGTCGTCGACGGCTTCACGCGTCCGACCGAACCCTACACCGACATGACCTTTGGGATGGGCAGCGGTCGCCATCCGGCGATCTGCATGACACAGCACGCAGCGCGGACCTATTGCCAGTGGCTGTCGGCGAAGACCGGACGCTATTACCGTTTGCCGACCGAAGCGGAATGGGAATACGCTTGCCGCGCGGGAACCAACACCGCTTACTCGTTTGGCGACGACCCTGAAATGCTCGACGACTACGCTTGGTATGGCGAAAACACCAACGACCAATACGAACCGGTGGGCCAGAAGAACCCGAATCCGTGGGGGCTCTACGACATGCACGGCAATGTCTCGGAGTGGGTCTTGGATCAGTACCTGCCCGACTTTTACAAGACATCCGCCAAGCTTAATCCGCTGGCGATTCCCAAGGTTTTGTTCCCCCGCGTCGTCCGTGGCGGCGGCTGGGATAACGATCCCGAACTTCTGCGCAGCGGGGCTAGGATCGCCAGTAGCGAGGAGTGGAAGGAGCAGGATCCCCAATTGCCCCAAAGTATCTGGTATCATACCGATGCGTTGAGCGTCGGATTTCGCATCGTTCGCCCTTTGACGGTCCCTTCCGAAAAGGAGCGTGCCGAGTTGTGGGAGAACACGCAACCCGAACAGCTCGATCCCGCCGAAGGCGAATAA
- a CDS encoding carbon-nitrogen hydrolase encodes MANSVVTLSLVQMSCTDSKAENVERAVSQIRQAAADGGQVICLQELFNGPYPCQTEDHCQFDWAETIPGPTTERISELAAELGVVIVVSLFEKRTAGVYHNTAVVLDADGSTAGVYRKMHIPDDPLYYEKFYFTPGDLGFKVIETRFAKLGVAVCWDQWFPEAARLMALAGAEILLYPTAIGWIDEEKEEYGTTQYESWQTMMRSHAIANGLWLGAPNRVGVEGRLQFWGGSFIANPNGKVITQGSHEEPEIITADCDLNMIDVVRTHWPFLRDRRIDAYQGLMRRVID; translated from the coding sequence GTGGCAAATTCAGTAGTAACGCTGTCGTTGGTGCAAATGTCCTGCACCGACTCCAAAGCCGAGAACGTCGAGCGGGCCGTCTCGCAGATCCGCCAAGCCGCGGCTGACGGTGGACAAGTGATTTGCTTGCAGGAACTGTTCAACGGCCCCTACCCCTGCCAAACCGAAGACCATTGCCAGTTCGATTGGGCGGAAACGATCCCCGGGCCGACGACTGAACGGATAAGCGAGTTGGCCGCCGAACTGGGCGTCGTGATCGTCGTCTCGCTGTTCGAGAAACGAACCGCCGGCGTCTACCACAACACCGCCGTCGTCCTCGATGCCGATGGTTCGACAGCGGGTGTTTATCGCAAGATGCACATCCCCGACGATCCGTTGTATTACGAGAAGTTCTACTTCACCCCCGGCGATTTGGGATTCAAGGTGATCGAAACCCGCTTTGCGAAGCTGGGCGTTGCCGTTTGCTGGGATCAATGGTTCCCCGAGGCCGCGCGATTGATGGCCCTTGCCGGTGCGGAGATCCTGCTTTACCCGACCGCGATCGGATGGATCGACGAGGAAAAAGAAGAGTACGGCACGACGCAATACGAATCGTGGCAAACGATGATGCGATCCCATGCGATCGCCAACGGTTTGTGGTTGGGAGCTCCCAACCGCGTCGGCGTCGAAGGCCGCCTGCAGTTCTGGGGCGGTTCGTTCATCGCCAATCCCAATGGCAAAGTCATCACGCAAGGGAGCCACGAAGAACCAGAAATTATTACGGCCGACTGCGATTTGAATATGATCGATGTGGTCCGCACGCATTGGCCCTTCCTGCGCGATCGCCGGATCGACGCTTACCAAGGCCTGATGCGTCGCGTGATCGACTGA
- a CDS encoding PQQ-binding-like beta-propeller repeat protein encodes MRRMPFHMRLMSIALLAMAGCSPKKVPVEEISGRVDLDDTAAAPIVVSEADWNSWRGPSGNGIAADQEVPIRWSETENVIWKAKVPGRGHASPTVVGDQVFFTSADERAETQFVVALDRSSGQQRWQTQVNQGGFAREVHAKGTQANSTLACDGEHVFAAFLHHDAIHVTALSIDGESAWQTTVGAFNSKFGYAPSPLIYKTSVIIAADNRGGGYIAALDRSTGEPIWRKRRGAVSTYSSPIVGHVDGKDQLLITGGDAVTSYDPATGEENWLVPGTSEATCGTVVWDANHVYASGGYPDAHTLCIHVDGDATEVWSNRTKLYEPSMLVSDGFLYAVSDQGIGFCWDAETGAQMWKKRLGGNFSSALVLAGDKLFATADDGTCTVFAADNSDYIELARNRLGTDAYATPTICGGRIYFRVGQGDGPQRQEMLYCIGEPHEN; translated from the coding sequence ATGCGCCGGATGCCTTTTCACATGCGACTCATGTCGATCGCCTTGCTCGCGATGGCGGGCTGTTCTCCTAAAAAGGTGCCAGTCGAAGAGATCTCCGGCCGCGTCGATCTAGACGATACCGCCGCCGCGCCGATCGTCGTATCGGAAGCGGATTGGAACAGCTGGCGCGGCCCCAGCGGTAACGGGATCGCCGCCGATCAAGAGGTGCCGATCCGGTGGAGCGAAACCGAAAACGTGATCTGGAAGGCAAAGGTTCCAGGCCGCGGCCATGCCTCTCCCACGGTCGTTGGCGACCAGGTTTTCTTTACTTCCGCCGACGAACGGGCGGAGACTCAGTTTGTTGTCGCGTTGGATCGATCCAGCGGCCAGCAACGTTGGCAGACGCAAGTCAATCAAGGTGGTTTCGCACGCGAGGTCCATGCCAAGGGGACGCAAGCCAACAGCACGCTGGCGTGTGATGGGGAACATGTATTTGCAGCGTTCTTGCACCACGATGCGATCCACGTGACCGCACTTTCCATCGACGGCGAGAGCGCGTGGCAGACGACGGTCGGCGCCTTCAACTCAAAATTCGGATACGCACCGTCGCCATTGATCTACAAGACCTCGGTGATCATCGCCGCCGATAACCGCGGCGGAGGCTACATCGCGGCGTTGGATCGATCGACGGGCGAACCGATCTGGCGGAAACGCCGCGGCGCCGTCTCGACCTACTCTTCGCCGATCGTTGGTCATGTCGATGGCAAGGATCAATTGCTGATCACCGGCGGCGATGCCGTGACCAGCTACGACCCGGCCACCGGCGAAGAAAACTGGTTGGTCCCCGGAACCAGCGAAGCGACTTGCGGCACGGTGGTCTGGGACGCAAATCATGTCTACGCCAGCGGCGGCTATCCCGATGCGCACACGCTGTGCATCCACGTCGATGGAGATGCGACCGAAGTCTGGAGCAACCGAACCAAGCTTTACGAACCTTCGATGCTGGTCAGCGATGGCTTCTTGTACGCCGTCAGCGATCAAGGGATCGGGTTTTGCTGGGACGCTGAAACGGGAGCTCAGATGTGGAAGAAGCGACTGGGAGGCAATTTCAGCAGCGCCCTTGTGCTCGCCGGCGACAAATTGTTTGCCACCGCCGACGACGGAACCTGCACCGTTTTTGCAGCCGACAATTCGGACTATATCGAACTCGCCAGGAATCGACTGGGCACCGACGCCTACGCAACACCCACGATCTGCGGCGGTCGGATCTACTTCCGCGTCGGCCAAGGCGACGGTCCCCAGCGACAAGAAATGCTCTACTGCATCGGCGAGCCCCACGAAAATTGA
- a CDS encoding YhdH/YhfP family quinone oxidoreductase produces the protein MADTYRCFWVEKDAAGDVQQSIIDRSVADLPSVESPSVRVAVRWTSLNYKDALAATGHPGIVRHFPHVPGIDVIGEVIDSDDPQFATGQTVIVTGHELGTSRHGGWSQQIRVPASWIVPLPQGLTPREAIILGTAGFTAAQCVQSLQHHGVEPDSGKVVVTGASGGVASIAIQILSRLGYDVVAVSGKPDQHSRLKRWGAAEVIDRNDFIDESKRPLLSARYAGGVDTVGGPTLETLLRTTAYRGCIAACGLAGGHELQTTVYPFLLRGITLAGIDSAMCPMPQRLEIWNRLASDWKPAGLEDLANEISLDDLPAAVDSMLAGKHSGRSIVPM, from the coding sequence GTGGCCGACACCTACCGTTGCTTCTGGGTTGAAAAAGACGCTGCGGGAGACGTCCAGCAATCGATCATCGACCGCTCGGTCGCCGACTTGCCAAGCGTTGAATCGCCGAGCGTTCGCGTCGCCGTCCGTTGGACATCGCTCAACTACAAAGACGCGTTGGCGGCGACGGGCCATCCTGGCATCGTCCGCCATTTCCCGCACGTTCCCGGGATCGATGTCATTGGCGAAGTGATCGACAGCGACGATCCGCAATTTGCCACCGGTCAAACCGTGATCGTCACAGGCCACGAATTGGGGACAAGTCGTCACGGCGGCTGGTCACAACAGATTCGTGTACCTGCATCGTGGATCGTCCCGCTGCCGCAAGGGCTCACGCCGCGCGAAGCGATCATCTTGGGGACCGCTGGATTTACCGCAGCCCAGTGCGTGCAATCGCTGCAGCATCACGGTGTGGAACCCGATTCGGGAAAGGTTGTCGTGACCGGAGCCAGCGGAGGCGTTGCCAGTATCGCGATCCAGATCTTGTCGCGGTTGGGCTACGACGTCGTCGCGGTCTCCGGGAAACCCGACCAGCACTCTCGACTGAAACGATGGGGCGCTGCGGAAGTGATCGATCGCAACGACTTCATCGACGAATCGAAACGTCCGCTGTTGAGTGCTCGCTATGCCGGCGGCGTCGATACCGTCGGCGGACCGACCCTCGAAACGCTGTTGCGAACAACTGCCTACCGCGGCTGCATCGCCGCCTGCGGATTGGCTGGCGGACATGAGCTACAGACCACGGTTTATCCCTTCCTGTTGCGAGGGATCACGCTGGCGGGAATCGATTCGGCGATGTGTCCGATGCCTCAGCGATTGGAAATCTGGAACCGGTTGGCCAGCGATTGGAAGCCGGCCGGACTGGAAGATCTGGCCAACGAGATCTCGCTCGACGACCTGCCAGCTGCTGTCGACAGCATGCTGGCTGGAAAACATTCGGGACGATCGATCGTCCCGATGTGA